Proteins from one Deinococcus sp. AB2017081 genomic window:
- a CDS encoding S10 family peptidase, with amino-acid sequence MSDAPADVPQTDPPRDEVSVTRHTVTVDGRELAYTVTAGTMVLADEAHGKDGQSEGTKPRARVFFIAYALDGDHDPRTRPVTFSFNGGPGSSSVWLHLGVLGPRRVVMGDAGALTGPPYDLTDNAHTLLTDSDLVFIDPVSTGFSRAEKGEKPGDFHGFTRDIESVGDFIRLWVTRAGRWLSPKFLVGESYGTTRAAGLSGYLQGRHGLFLNGIMLVSAILDFSTVDFTPGHDLPYVVHLPTQAATAWYHGALEGERSLADVLAEAEAFADGEYAAALHLGARLGDARREEVARTYARLTGLDEGFILRCDLRVTLARFRKELLRGRGLTVGRLDSRFTGLDRDHAGAEPSDDASMTAILGPYAAAMNHLVRVELRFESDLPYEILTGRVRPWSYREFENRHVRVSDTLREALHHNRHLKVLVASGYYDFATPYHATRHTLDHLALNPELCGNVRETFYEAGHMMYVHGPSLEALARDLRDFVTWAQ; translated from the coding sequence ATGAGCGATGCCCCCGCCGACGTGCCGCAGACCGATCCCCCCCGCGACGAGGTGAGCGTCACCCGCCACACCGTGACCGTGGACGGACGCGAGCTCGCGTATACGGTCACGGCCGGGACGATGGTGCTCGCCGACGAGGCGCACGGCAAGGACGGCCAGTCCGAGGGCACGAAGCCGAGGGCCCGCGTGTTCTTCATCGCGTACGCGCTCGACGGCGACCACGACCCGCGCACCCGGCCGGTCACGTTCTCGTTCAACGGCGGGCCCGGCTCCAGCAGCGTGTGGCTGCACCTCGGCGTGCTCGGCCCGCGCCGCGTGGTCATGGGCGATGCCGGGGCGCTGACCGGCCCACCCTACGACCTGACGGACAACGCCCACACGCTGCTGACGGACAGCGACCTCGTGTTCATCGACCCGGTCAGCACCGGGTTCTCGCGTGCCGAGAAGGGCGAGAAGCCCGGGGACTTCCACGGCTTCACGCGCGACATCGAGTCGGTGGGCGACTTCATCCGGCTGTGGGTGACCCGCGCGGGCCGCTGGCTGAGCCCCAAGTTCCTGGTCGGCGAGAGCTACGGCACCACGCGCGCCGCGGGCCTGAGCGGGTACCTCCAGGGGCGGCACGGCCTGTTCCTGAACGGCATCATGCTCGTGAGCGCCATCCTGGACTTTTCCACGGTGGACTTCACGCCGGGCCACGACCTCCCGTACGTCGTGCACCTGCCCACGCAGGCGGCGACCGCGTGGTACCACGGCGCGCTGGAGGGTGAGCGGTCACTCGCGGACGTGCTCGCCGAGGCGGAGGCCTTCGCGGACGGCGAGTACGCCGCGGCGCTGCACCTGGGGGCCCGGCTGGGCGATGCCCGCCGGGAGGAGGTCGCCCGCACCTACGCCAGGCTGACGGGTCTGGACGAGGGATTCATCCTCCGCTGCGACCTGCGCGTGACGCTCGCGCGCTTCCGCAAGGAGCTGCTGCGCGGGCGCGGCCTCACGGTGGGCCGCCTGGACAGCCGTTTCACCGGCCTCGACCGCGACCACGCCGGCGCGGAACCCTCCGACGACGCGAGCATGACCGCCATCCTCGGCCCGTATGCCGCCGCGATGAACCACCTCGTGCGGGTGGAGCTGCGCTTCGAGTCCGACCTGCCGTACGAGATCCTGACCGGGCGCGTCCGGCCGTGGAGTTACCGGGAGTTCGAGAACCGGCACGTGCGCGTCTCGGACACGCTGCGCGAGGCGCTGCACCACAACCGGCACCTGAAGGTGCTCGTCGCGTCCGGGTACTACGACTTCGCCACGCCGTACCACGCGACGCGCCACACCCTCGACCACCTCGCGCTGAACCCGGAGCTGTGCGGCAACGTCCGCGAGACCTTCTACGAGGCGGGGCACATGATGTACGTGCACGGGCCCAGCCTGGAGGCCCTGGCCCGCGACCTGCGCGACTTCGTGACGTGGGCACAGTGA
- a CDS encoding DUF1622 domain-containing protein, producing MGAGLTVEPLRALVQTLTESVSTLAELAAALIIAVAVAEAIVRSVHTVFLHSGGSDDAKQTLRLRLGRWLAVSLEFLLAADILRTAVAPSWQDIGQLGAIALIRTALNYFLQREIEAQAQSRRGGATGEGPAPS from the coding sequence ATGGGAGCTGGGCTGACCGTGGAGCCGCTGCGTGCCCTCGTCCAGACCCTCACCGAGTCGGTCTCCACCCTCGCGGAACTCGCGGCGGCGCTGATCATCGCCGTGGCCGTCGCGGAGGCGATCGTCCGCTCGGTGCACACGGTGTTCCTGCACAGCGGCGGCTCGGACGACGCGAAACAGACGCTGCGGCTGCGCCTGGGGCGCTGGCTGGCGGTGTCGCTGGAATTCCTGCTCGCCGCCGATATCCTGCGCACGGCGGTCGCACCGTCGTGGCAGGACATCGGGCAGCTCGGCGCGATCGCCCTGATCCGCACCGCCCTGAACTACTTCCTGCAACGCGAGATCGAGGCGCAGGCACAGTCCCGGCGGGGCGGGGCGACCGGGGAGGGCCCGGCCCCGTCCTGA